Below is a genomic region from Nocardioides panacis.
CGCGGAACAAGGGCACCTCCAAGCCGGCTGCACGCGCCGGCTCGAAGGCGTCCGGATCCTCGGCCCGGTCGTCCGGCAGCCAGTCCCGTAGCAAGCCCGCGCCGAAGGGTCGGTCGACTGCGAAGTCGAAGCGCCCCGCACCGCGAGCCGTCCGCAACGGCACTGGCCCCATTGCTGCGCTCGGACTCGCCCTCGGGCGCGGTGTCGCCGCGGTCTGGCTCGGTGTCGCCCACGTCCTGGGTGCCACGGTCCGCAAGGTCGGGCACACCGCCCGGGAGCTCGAGCCCGAGCACCGGCGCGACGGGGCCGGGCTGTTCCTGATCGGCGCGGCGGTCGTGGTGGCCGCCGCCGTCTGGTGGCAGCTCCCCGGCGGGGTCGGCGACGCCGTGCGCACCGTCGTGAACGGCTCGGTCGGGCTGCTCGGCTGGTTCGTCCCGCTGCTGCTCTGCTTCGTGGCCTGGCGCAACCTGCGCAACCCGGAGAGCAACGGGCCCGCCGGCCGCCAGATCATCGGCTGGGCCGCGCTGCTGTTCGGCGTGCTCGGCCTGGTGCACATCGCCAACGGCATGCCGCGCCCGCTGCGCGGGAACACCGAGGACCTCCAGCAGGCCGGCGGTGCCATCGGCTTCGTGATCTCGTCGCTGTTCATGGACCTGCTGCGCAGCACCCTGGTCGTCGTACCCCTGCTGGTGCTGCTCGCGGTCTTCGGCGTCCTGGTGATCACCGGCACGCCGGTCTACCAGGTCCCCGTCCGGCTCGCCGAGCTGCGCGACAAGCTCCTCGGGCGTACGCCGCCCGAGCCCGAGCTGCCCGCCGAGGAGGAGACCGCGCCGCTCAAGCGCTCCCGTCCCCGCCGCCGCGTGGGCTCGATGACCGACGCCGCCACCGACCCGGCGGACGTCGACCCGGACCTGGGCGACCAGCCCTACGACACCCCGGTGCTCGAGGACCGGGCGTTCAGCCGCCGCAAGGCCAAGACGCCCGTCGAGGTCCCCGAGCAGGCCGAGGCACCCGCGGACGAGAAGCTCGAGGCCCCGCCGCACACCCCGCTGCCGGCCCGCGTCGAGCAGCTCGCGCTGTCCGGCGACATCACCTACTCGCTCCCCGCCAACGAGACCCTCAAGTCCGGGTCGGTCCACAAGGCCCGGTCCCAGGCCTCCGACGCGGTCGTCGCCCGGCTCACCGAGGTGCTCGAGCAGTTCGACATCGACGCCCAGGTCACCGGCTACACCCGCGGCCCGACGGTCACCCGCTACGAGGTCGAGCTCGGCCCCGCGGTCAAGGTGGAGAAGGTCACCGCGCTCGGCAAGAACATCGCCTACGCGGTGGCGTCCGCCGACGTCCGGATCCTGTCCCCGATCCCCGGCAAGTCCGCGATCGGCATCGAGATCCCGAACGTCGACAAGGAGATCGTCTCGCTCGGCGACGTGCTCCGCTCGGGCAACGCCCGCAACGACCACCACCCGATGATCGTCGGCCTCGGCAAGGACGTCGAGGGCGGCTTCGTGGTCGCGAACATGTCGAAGATGCCGCACCTGCTGGTCGCCGGCGCGACCGGCTCCGGCAAGTCGTCGTTCGTGAACTCGATGATCACCTCGATCCTGATGCGCTCGACCCCCGACGAGGTGCGGATGATCCTGGTCGACCCCAAGCGGGTCGAGCTGAACATCTACGAGGGCGTGCCGCACCTGATCACGCCGATCATCACGAACCCGAAGAAGGCCGCCGAGGCGCTGAACTGGGTCGTCCGCGAGATGGACATGCGCTACGACGACCTCGCCGCCTTCGGGTTCCGGCACGTCGACGACTTCAACAAGGCCGTCCGGGCGGGCAAGGTCAAGGTCCCGCCGGGCAGCGAACGGGTGCTGGCGCCGTACCCGTACCTCCTGGTGGTCGTCGACGAGCTCGCCGACCTGATGATGGTCGCCCCGCGCGACGTCGAGGACGCGGTCGTCCGGATCACCCAGCTCGCCCGGGCCGCCGGCATCCACCTGATCCTGGCGACCCAGCGGCCCTCGGTCGACGTCGTCACCGGCCTGATCAAGGCCAACGTGCCCTCACGCCTGGCCTTCGCGACCTCGTCGCTGGCCGACTCGCGGGTCATCCTCGACCAGCCGGGCGCCGAGAAGCTCGTCGGCCAGGGCGACGGGCTGTTCCTGCCGATGGGCGCCGGCAAGCCGGTCCGCGTGCAGGGCTCGTGGGTCACCGAGGCCGAGATCAACCAGGTCGTCGCGCACTGCAAGCAGCAGCTGCAGCCCACCTACCGCGACGACGTGACCGCCCCGGCGGCCGCCAAGCGGGACCTGGACGACGACATCGGCGACGACCTGGACCTCGTGGTGCAGGCGATCGAGCTGGTCGTCTCCACGCAGTTCGGGTCCACCTCGATGCTGCAGCGCAAGCTCCGGGTCGGCTTCGCCAAGGCGGGCCGGCTGATGGACATCCTCGAGAGCCGTGGCGTGGTCGGGCCGAGCGAAGGCTCCAAGGCCCGCGACGTGCTCATCAAGCCCGACGACCTCGACGCCGTGATCGCCACCTTGCAGGAGGGGGAGCAGTGAGCGCAGCCATGCCCCGACCGTCCGACCTCGACCACCGGGACACCGGGACGAACGGCCACGACGACACCGTCGTGGCCGGGACCCCGGTCGTCGTACGCCGCAACGCCGGCCTCGCCGCGCTGGTCGGCGCCGGCGCCTCGGCGATCGCCATCGCCTACCTGTGGCGGGCCACCCAGTCCGCCGCGCCGCTCGACTGGGCACTCTGCCTGGTGATGGCGGCCGTCGCCGGGATGTACCTCGCGCACCTCGTCGACGCCCGCACCCCGCTGCTGGTCGCCGACGACCTCGGGGTCCGCATCCGGCTGGGCAACCAGTGGCGCGGGCTGCCCTGGGACGCGGTGGACCGCGTCGTCGTGCAGCCCCGCCGCGGGCTGTTCCGCGACGGGCGGCTGGTGTTCGCGCCGCACAGCCTGTCCCGCGCCCTCGACGGCCTCGAGCCGCGCGGCCGCCGGGCGGCCACCCTGAACCAGAAGATGTACGGCGCCGCGCTGGCCGTCCCGATGGGCCTGACCACCCGCGTCTCCGCGCACGGCCAGGAGCTCGCCGACGGCCTCGCGGCACTCGCGCACGGCCGCGCCGACGTGGTCGTCGTGACCCCGACCCCCGAACCGACCCCCGAGCCGACCGCCGACCCGGCGCCTCTGGCGGCCTCCCGGGCGGCCGAGCCGGCCCCGCGGGTGGCCGAGCCGGCGCCTCTGGCGGCCTCCCCGGTGACCGAGCCCGCCTCCCGGGTGGTCGAGCCTGTCGAGACCACTCCTGACACCGACACCGACACCGCCACCGACGCGGACCGTGCCCCGCGGCGCAGCCTGCTCGGCGGGATCGGGACGATCGTGTCCCGGGTCGCCAAGGGCCGAAGCCACGACCTGGACGCCGACCACGACGAGGACGCCCCCGACGAGCCGACCGAGGACGGGTCGGCCGAGCAGCCCGAGACCGAGCGGCCGGTCGCCCCGGCGGCCCGCTCCGCCGTGCCCCTGCGGGACACCCGCCCGGCGCTGCGTGCGCAGGTCACCCGGGACACCCCGGCGACCGTGCTCGGCAACGTGGCGCTGCACCCCGACCGGTACGACGCCGACGGCCGTCGCCGCACGCCGCTGCCCGAGGGCCGCCAGCTGCGCCGCCAGGGCAGCGTCGACCTGGAGTTCGAGGCGGCCCCGTCCGCGTCGGTCTTCGAGTCCGGCCGCGTCCGCCCGATCTCCACGCTCGGCGAGCCCGTCGACGCGCTGGTCATCGACGACTTCGTCACCGAGCCGGCCTACGACCCGGTGATCGGCCCCGAGCTGGCCGCCGCGCGCGTCCGGGTCGGGCTGAGCGTCGACGACCTGGCCGACCGGACCCGGATCCGCCCGCACGTGATCGAGTCCATCGAGGTCGACGACTTCGCGCCGTGCGGCGGGGACTTCTACGCCCGCGGCCACCTGCGCACGCTGGCGCGGGTGCTGGGCAAGGACCCGGCACCGCTGCTCCAGCAGTTCGACGACCGCTACGCGACCGCACCGATCAACGCCCGCCGGGTGTTCGAGGCCGAGCTGGCGACCGGGATGACCGGCAGCATGCGCAGCACCGTCGGCGGCCCGAACTGGGCGCTGCTGGTGGGGGTCGTCCTCGCCCTGGTGATGACCTGGGGTGTCGTGCGGCTGTTCGCGGCCGAGCCGGCCGAGCTGCTGCAGAACCCGACCCCGGTGCTGAACGGGTCGGCCGGCGTCGGCGCCGCCGGCACCGGCCGCGCCGTGGCCCCCGCTCCCGCCGCCCAGCCGATCCGGCTCACGCTGGTCGGCGCGCAGGCCGGCTCCAAGGGCGTGGTGGTCCGCAACGGCTCGGGCGAGGTCGTCTGGGCCGGCGAGATCGTGCTCGGCGAGAAGCGCACCGTCGAGGCGGTCCCGCCCGTCAAGGTCACGGCCCGCGACGCCGGCGCCCTCGAGGCCCGGGTCAACGGCAAGGACCGGGGCTCCCTCGGCGAGCTGGGCCAGCCCGGCCGCCGTACGTTCCACCGGCCCGCCTCCCGCTGACCCGCCGCCCCGCCGACCCGGCGACCCCGGCGCAGGCGCCGGAGTCGCCGGGTCGGCGTCAGGGCTTGACGGCGAGGACCGGGCAGGCGGCGTCCAGCAGGACGCGCTGGGCCGTGGAGCCCATCAGCAGCTTGCCGACGGGGGAGCGCCGGCGCAGCCCGATCACCACGAGCTCGGCGCGCTGCTCCCTGGCCACCCGGAGGATCTCCTCCGAGGCGTCGAGCCCACGCATCGTGTGCACGACCAGGTGGTCCAGGCCGGCCAGCCGCTCCTCGAGCGCGGACAGCTGCTCGTCGTCGACGTACCGCTGGTCGACGGTGGCGTCGCCCCGGGAGGTGTTCACCACCACCAGCAGCGTGCGCCGCGACCGGGCCTCGGCCATCGCGTGCTCGAGGGCGGTCTCGCCCTCCTTCGTCGGGACGTAGCCCACCACGACGCTCATCGGGTGCTCACCTTCTCCTGGTCCTCGGTGCGGTCGGACGGGGCGTCCGGTCCGCCGGGGGTACGGCGCCGGCCGGCGACCCGGCGGGCCAGCGGCCAGACGAGCACGAGCGCCACGACGACGTACACCACGACCGCGACCGGCTCGGACCACAGCCCGGAGACGTGCCCGTCGGAGAGCTGCAGCGAGGTGCGCAGCTGCTTCTCCAGGCGCGGGCCGAGGATCACCCCGAGCACCAGCGGCAGCACCGGCAGCCCGAAGCGCCGCATCATGAACCCGAGGACGCCGAGCACCAGCAGGATCGCCAGGTCGAACGCCTGCAGGTTGACCGAGTAGGCGCCCAGCGTCGCGAAGAACACGATGCCGGCGTAGAGGTAGGGCCGCGGGATCTGCAGCAGCCGCGCCCAGGCCGGGGCGAGCGGCAGGTTGATCACCAGCAGCAGGGTGTTGCCGATGAACAGGCTGGCGATCAGCGCCCAGACCAGCTGCGGCTCCCGGTCGAAGAGCAGCGGGCCGGGCTGGATGCCGTACTGGGTGAACGCCGCCAGCATCACGGCCGCGGTGGCGTTCGTGGGCAGGCCCAGGGAGAGCATCGGGACGAGCGTGCCGGCCGCGGAGGCGTTGTTCGCCGCCTCGGGACCCGCGACGCCCTCGATGGCGCCGTGCCCGAACTCCTCGGGGTGCTTGGAGAGCCGCTTCTCGGTCACGTAGGACAGGAACGTCGGGATCTCCGCGCCGCCGGCCGGCATCGCGCCGAACGGGAAGCCGAACGCGGTGCCGCGCAGCCAGGGCTTCCAGGACCGCTTCCAGTCCTCCTTGCCCATCCACGGCTGCCCGACGGGGATCACGTGCGCCGCCGTACGACGCAGGTGCGCGGCCACCCACAGCGCCTCGCCGACGGCGAAGATCGCCACCGCGACGACGACCACGTCGATGCCGTCCACGAGCAGCGGGAGGCCGAAGGTCAGCCGCTGCTGCCCGGAGAGCGGGTCGGTGCCGACCAGGCCGATCGTCAGGCCCAGGCCGAGCGCGCAGAAGCCGCGCAGCCGCGAGGAGCCGAGCACCGCGGTGACCGCGAGCAGCGACAGGATCATGATCGCGAAGTAGCTCGGGTTGCCGAGGCTGACCGCGAACTTCACCACGAGCGGCGCCAGCACGACGAGCAGCACGGTGCCGATGGTGCCGGCGATGAACGACCCGATGGCGGCCGTGGCCAGCGCCTGCGCGGCCCGTCCGGCCTTGGCCATCTTGTGCCCCTCGATGGCGGTGACCACCGACGAGGACTCACCGGGCGTGTTCAGCAGGATCGAGGTGGTCGAGCCGCCGTACATGCCGCCGTAGTAGATGCCGGCGAACATGATGAACGCGCTCTCCGGCGGCAGGGCGAAGGTGACCGGGAGCAGCAGCGCCACGGTCATCGCGGGGCCGAGGCCCGGCAGCACGCCGACGGCGGTGCCGAGCAGCACCCCGATGAGGGCGTAGAGCAGGTTCTCCGGCGTCAGCGCCGTGGCGAACCCGCCCATCAGGGAGGACCAGACGTCCATCAGAGCACCCCTTCCAGCACGCCGGCGGGCAGGTGGATGCCCAGGCCGAGGTAGAAGCCGTAGAACGTGACCAGCGAGAGGGCCACCGAGATCAGCGCGTCGCGGACGTAGTGCCGGCTGCCCAGGGACCAGGCGCAGCCGAAGAACAGCATCGCGCCGGAGACCACCCAGCCGAGCACGTCGATGAGCAGCACGTTGGCCACGAAGACCCCGAGCAGGGGCAGCACCACCCGCCACTCGGTGGGGGCCGTCAGGTCGACGTCCTCCCCCTCCTCGGCGACCCCGCGGCCGCCGCGGAGCACGTCGAGGGCCAGCGCCACCGCGCAGACCAGGAGCAGGACGGCGACGGCGAGCGGGAAGGCCTGGGGGCCGACCCGGTCCGACTCGGTGGTGGGCGCGTCCATCCGGAGCGCGTCGACGAGGACCACCAGGCCGACCACCCCGAGCAGGAGGGCGACCCCCAGCTCGGGGCGGGCGGCGAGCCGTCCGCGCGAGGGCGAGACGGCCTGGCTCATGCCAGCCCCAGCTCGCTCAGGGTGTCCGCGACCCGCTTGTCCTGCTCGGTGAGGAACGCGCCGAACTGGTCGCTGGTCTGGAACGCGTCGGCCCAGCTGTTGGCCTTGAGGGCGTCCTTCCACTCCTGGGTCTCGTGCATCTTCTGGAAGATGCCGACCAGGCGCTCCTTCTCGGCGTCGGTGATGCCGGGGGGTGCCACGACGCCGCGCCAGTTGGTGAAGACCAGGTCGATGCCGGCCTCCTTGAAGGTCGGGGCGTCGATGTCGTCGATCCGCTCGTCGCCGCTGGTGGCCAGCACCCGGATGTCGCCGTTGGCGATCTGGTCCTTGAACTCGCCAGCGCCGGAGGTGGCGACGTCGACCTTCGAGCCGAGGATCGCCGGGAGCAGGTCGCCGCCGCCGTCGTACTGCACGAAGTTGACCTTCTTGGGGTTGATGCCGACGGCCTGGGCCAGCTGCATCGGCAGCAGGTGGTCCGGCCCGCCGGGCGAGGAGCCGCCGCCGACGCTGATCGAGCCCGGGTCGGCCTTCCAGGCGGTGACCAGGTCGTCGATGGTCTTGAACGGGGAGCCCTTCGGCACCATCACGGCGCCGTACTCCTCGATGAGGCGGGCGATCGGGGTGGTCTCCGCGAGCGTGGCCTTGGAGTTGTTGGTGTAGCTCGCGCCCACCACGCCGAGGCCCATCAGCATCGTCAGGTCGGCGTTGCCCTTCTCGTTGACGGTGCGGGCCAGGCCCACGGTGCCGCCGGCGCCCTCGAGGTTGAACACCTCGGTGCCGGACGTGATCTCGTCGTCCTCCATCACCTTGGCCGCGGTGCGCGCGGTGATGTCGTAGCCGCCGCCGGGGGTGTTGGGGACCATGATGCGCAGGTCGCTGAGCGGCTGGCCGGCGTCGGCGGCGCTGTCGCCGCCGCTGCTGTCGGTCACGCCGCAGGCGGAGGCGACGAGGGCGAGGCCGGCCACGAGGGCGGCGCCGCCCGCCGGGCGCAGCAGTCGGTGGGAGGTTCGGGGCAGACGCATGGTGGATCCTCTCGTGCGTCGGTGGTTCACGGGTGTCGTGGTGAACCCTGGCCCGCCGGTGTGAGCGCCGTCACCGTTGCGGACTCAACGGACGTTGTGGTCATTGTGGTCACGGACACACGGGGCGCGACGAGTGCCATCCTGGACCCGTGCTTCCCCCGGCGAGACGACGCGAGATGACCCTGGCGGGGCAGTACCTCCTGCTCCAGGTGCTCGTGGTGCTCGTGGTGCTGCTCGCGGTCGGCGCCATCTCGGTGGCCCAGACCGCCCGCACGTTCGAGCGCAGCGAGGTGCGGCCGGCGCTGAGCGCCGCCGAGAACCTCGCGGCCAACCCGGTGGTGCGCGAGACGATCGCGACCGCGCAGCCCTACGACCGGTCCGGGCTGGCCTCGGTGGCCGAGTCGTCGCGGACCAACTCCGGGTCCACCTCGGTGCTGCTCGCCAACACCGCGCGGCTGGTGCTGGTCTCCTCCGACCCCACCCAGGTGGGGGACCGGGTCGTGACCGGGCCGAGCCGGGCGCTGGCCGGTGCCTCCTGGACCGGCACCCGCGACGTGTCCGGGCGGACCGTGGTCGTCGCCCAGGCACCGGTGTACGCCGAGCGGACCGGCGAGGTGGTCGGGATGGCCGAGATCGGCCGCGAGGTCCCGTCGCTGTGGAGCCGGATCGGTGACGTGGTGCCCAACCTGCTGGTCTACCTCGGGGTGGCCAGCGTCCTCGGCCTCGGCGGCTCGCTGCTGCTCTCGCGCCGGGTCAAGCGGCAGACCCTGGGGATGGAGCCGACCGAGATCGCCGGGCTGGTGGAGCACCGCGAGGCGCTGGTGCACGGCGTCAAGGAGGGCGTGATCGCCATCGACGAGCAGCAGCGGGTCACCGTGGTCAACGACTCGGCGCGCCGGCTGCTCGGGCTGCCGCTCGACGGGGTCGGCCACCGGCTCGACGAGCTCGCGCTCGACCACGAGCTGGTCGAGGCGCTCACCAGCAGCCAGCCCGACCCGGACCGGCTGGTGCTGGTCGGCGACCGGGTGCTGGCCCTGAACCGCCGCCCGATGCGCTCCCACGGCCAGGTGATCGGCTCCGTGACCACGCTGCGCGACCGCACCGAGCTGTCCGCCCTGGAGCGCGAGCTGGGCACCAGCCGGGCCACCAGCGACACGCTCCGCGCGCAGACCCACGAGTTCGCCAACCAGCTGCACACGATCAGCGGGCTGCTGCAGCTCGAGGAGTACGACGAGGTGATGCGGTTCGTCGACGGGGTCCGGCTGAGCCGCAGCTCGCTGTACGACGAGGTCACCTCCCGGATCGACGACGCGACGGTCGCGGCGCTGCTGATCGCCAAGGCGAGCCTCGCCGCCGAGCGCGGCGTGGAGCTGCGGCTGGACCCCGCCTCCTGCGTCGGCAAGGTGTACGGCGCCCTGGCGCGCGACCTCACCACGGTCGTCGGCAACCTGGTCGACAACGCGCTGGACGCCGTGAGCACCTCGGAGCAGCCGCGGGTCGACGTACGCGTGGTGGGTGAGGGGGACGCGATCACCGTTACCGTCGCGGACACCGGGCCCGGGGTGCCGGACACCGAGGCGGTGTTCCGGCAGGGCTGGACCACCAAGGCCGGCTCGGGCGCCGGCGACGGGGGCCGCGGCTTCGGTCTCGCGCTGACCCGGCTGGTCTGCCGGCGCCGCGGCGGCGACGTGCGGGTGCACAACGAGGGCGGCGCGGTCTTCACAGCGACCCTGCCGACCGGGACCGACGGGCCCGACGGGGACGAGGAGGACGCGTGATCGAGGTCCTGGTCGTCGACGACGACTTCATGGTCGCCCGGATCCACACCGGGTTCGTCGAGCGGACGCCCGGCTTCCGGGTCACCGGCGTCGCGCACACCGGGGCGGACGCGCTGGCCCAGGCCGAACGGCTGCAGCCCGACCTGGTGCTGCTCGACGTCTACCTGCCGGACGTGTCCGGTCTGGACCTGCTGGGCGCCCTGCGTGAGGCCGCCCCGGAGGTCGACGTGCTGGTGATCTCCGCGGCCCGGGAGGCCGACACCGTGCGGCGGGCGTTGCGCGGCGGGATCGTGCACTACCTGATGAAGCCGTTCACCTACGACGACCTGCGGGTCCGCCTCGAGCACTACGAGCAGGCCTACATCGGGCTGCCCGGCGAGGAGACCGACCAGGCGGCCGTCGACCGGGTGTTCGGGGTGCGCGGCAGCGACAAGCGGCTGCCCAAGGGGTTCAGCCCGGAGACCCTGCGGCTGGTCGAGGACTCGCTGCGCCAGGAGACCACCGACCTCTCCGCGGCCGAG
It encodes:
- a CDS encoding helix-turn-helix domain-containing protein, with the translated sequence MPRPSDLDHRDTGTNGHDDTVVAGTPVVVRRNAGLAALVGAGASAIAIAYLWRATQSAAPLDWALCLVMAAVAGMYLAHLVDARTPLLVADDLGVRIRLGNQWRGLPWDAVDRVVVQPRRGLFRDGRLVFAPHSLSRALDGLEPRGRRAATLNQKMYGAALAVPMGLTTRVSAHGQELADGLAALAHGRADVVVVTPTPEPTPEPTADPAPLAASRAAEPAPRVAEPAPLAASPVTEPASRVVEPVETTPDTDTDTATDADRAPRRSLLGGIGTIVSRVAKGRSHDLDADHDEDAPDEPTEDGSAEQPETERPVAPAARSAVPLRDTRPALRAQVTRDTPATVLGNVALHPDRYDADGRRRTPLPEGRQLRRQGSVDLEFEAAPSASVFESGRVRPISTLGEPVDALVIDDFVTEPAYDPVIGPELAAARVRVGLSVDDLADRTRIRPHVIESIEVDDFAPCGGDFYARGHLRTLARVLGKDPAPLLQQFDDRYATAPINARRVFEAELATGMTGSMRSTVGGPNWALLVGVVLALVMTWGVVRLFAAEPAELLQNPTPVLNGSAGVGAAGTGRAVAPAPAAQPIRLTLVGAQAGSKGVVVRNGSGEVVWAGEIVLGEKRTVEAVPPVKVTARDAGALEARVNGKDRGSLGELGQPGRRTFHRPASR
- a CDS encoding response regulator, with the translated sequence MIEVLVVDDDFMVARIHTGFVERTPGFRVTGVAHTGADALAQAERLQPDLVLLDVYLPDVSGLDLLGALREAAPEVDVLVISAAREADTVRRALRGGIVHYLMKPFTYDDLRVRLEHYEQAYIGLPGEETDQAAVDRVFGVRGSDKRLPKGFSPETLRLVEDSLRQETTDLSAAEAANLLGISRVSARRYLEHLTETGKVEVSLRYGEVGRPERRYAWR
- a CDS encoding tripartite tricarboxylate transporter TctB family protein, producing the protein MSQAVSPSRGRLAARPELGVALLLGVVGLVVLVDALRMDAPTTESDRVGPQAFPLAVAVLLLVCAVALALDVLRGGRGVAEEGEDVDLTAPTEWRVVLPLLGVFVANVLLIDVLGWVVSGAMLFFGCAWSLGSRHYVRDALISVALSLVTFYGFYLGLGIHLPAGVLEGVL
- a CDS encoding FtsK/SpoIIIE family DNA translocase, producing the protein MATRTSSPPASRNKGTSKPAARAGSKASGSSARSSGSQSRSKPAPKGRSTAKSKRPAPRAVRNGTGPIAALGLALGRGVAAVWLGVAHVLGATVRKVGHTARELEPEHRRDGAGLFLIGAAVVVAAAVWWQLPGGVGDAVRTVVNGSVGLLGWFVPLLLCFVAWRNLRNPESNGPAGRQIIGWAALLFGVLGLVHIANGMPRPLRGNTEDLQQAGGAIGFVISSLFMDLLRSTLVVVPLLVLLAVFGVLVITGTPVYQVPVRLAELRDKLLGRTPPEPELPAEEETAPLKRSRPRRRVGSMTDAATDPADVDPDLGDQPYDTPVLEDRAFSRRKAKTPVEVPEQAEAPADEKLEAPPHTPLPARVEQLALSGDITYSLPANETLKSGSVHKARSQASDAVVARLTEVLEQFDIDAQVTGYTRGPTVTRYEVELGPAVKVEKVTALGKNIAYAVASADVRILSPIPGKSAIGIEIPNVDKEIVSLGDVLRSGNARNDHHPMIVGLGKDVEGGFVVANMSKMPHLLVAGATGSGKSSFVNSMITSILMRSTPDEVRMILVDPKRVELNIYEGVPHLITPIITNPKKAAEALNWVVREMDMRYDDLAAFGFRHVDDFNKAVRAGKVKVPPGSERVLAPYPYLLVVVDELADLMMVAPRDVEDAVVRITQLARAAGIHLILATQRPSVDVVTGLIKANVPSRLAFATSSLADSRVILDQPGAEKLVGQGDGLFLPMGAGKPVRVQGSWVTEAEINQVVAHCKQQLQPTYRDDVTAPAAAKRDLDDDIGDDLDLVVQAIELVVSTQFGSTSMLQRKLRVGFAKAGRLMDILESRGVVGPSEGSKARDVLIKPDDLDAVIATLQEGEQ
- a CDS encoding tripartite tricarboxylate transporter permease, producing MDVWSSLMGGFATALTPENLLYALIGVLLGTAVGVLPGLGPAMTVALLLPVTFALPPESAFIMFAGIYYGGMYGGSTTSILLNTPGESSSVVTAIEGHKMAKAGRAAQALATAAIGSFIAGTIGTVLLVVLAPLVVKFAVSLGNPSYFAIMILSLLAVTAVLGSSRLRGFCALGLGLTIGLVGTDPLSGQQRLTFGLPLLVDGIDVVVVAVAIFAVGEALWVAAHLRRTAAHVIPVGQPWMGKEDWKRSWKPWLRGTAFGFPFGAMPAGGAEIPTFLSYVTEKRLSKHPEEFGHGAIEGVAGPEAANNASAAGTLVPMLSLGLPTNATAAVMLAAFTQYGIQPGPLLFDREPQLVWALIASLFIGNTLLLVINLPLAPAWARLLQIPRPYLYAGIVFFATLGAYSVNLQAFDLAILLVLGVLGFMMRRFGLPVLPLVLGVILGPRLEKQLRTSLQLSDGHVSGLWSEPVAVVVYVVVALVLVWPLARRVAGRRRTPGGPDAPSDRTEDQEKVSTR
- a CDS encoding universal stress protein, encoding MSVVVGYVPTKEGETALEHAMAEARSRRTLLVVVNTSRGDATVDQRYVDDEQLSALEERLAGLDHLVVHTMRGLDASEEILRVAREQRAELVVIGLRRRSPVGKLLMGSTAQRVLLDAACPVLAVKP
- a CDS encoding sensor histidine kinase, whose translation is MTLAGQYLLLQVLVVLVVLLAVGAISVAQTARTFERSEVRPALSAAENLAANPVVRETIATAQPYDRSGLASVAESSRTNSGSTSVLLANTARLVLVSSDPTQVGDRVVTGPSRALAGASWTGTRDVSGRTVVVAQAPVYAERTGEVVGMAEIGREVPSLWSRIGDVVPNLLVYLGVASVLGLGGSLLLSRRVKRQTLGMEPTEIAGLVEHREALVHGVKEGVIAIDEQQRVTVVNDSARRLLGLPLDGVGHRLDELALDHELVEALTSSQPDPDRLVLVGDRVLALNRRPMRSHGQVIGSVTTLRDRTELSALERELGTSRATSDTLRAQTHEFANQLHTISGLLQLEEYDEVMRFVDGVRLSRSSLYDEVTSRIDDATVAALLIAKASLAAERGVELRLDPASCVGKVYGALARDLTTVVGNLVDNALDAVSTSEQPRVDVRVVGEGDAITVTVADTGPGVPDTEAVFRQGWTTKAGSGAGDGGRGFGLALTRLVCRRRGGDVRVHNEGGAVFTATLPTGTDGPDGDEEDA
- a CDS encoding Bug family tripartite tricarboxylate transporter substrate binding protein; the protein is MRLPRTSHRLLRPAGGAALVAGLALVASACGVTDSSGGDSAADAGQPLSDLRIMVPNTPGGGYDITARTAAKVMEDDEITSGTEVFNLEGAGGTVGLARTVNEKGNADLTMLMGLGVVGASYTNNSKATLAETTPIARLIEEYGAVMVPKGSPFKTIDDLVTAWKADPGSISVGGGSSPGGPDHLLPMQLAQAVGINPKKVNFVQYDGGGDLLPAILGSKVDVATSGAGEFKDQIANGDIRVLATSGDERIDDIDAPTFKEAGIDLVFTNWRGVVAPPGITDAEKERLVGIFQKMHETQEWKDALKANSWADAFQTSDQFGAFLTEQDKRVADTLSELGLA